The Actinomycetota bacterium DNA window CGACATCCGCAACGTGATCAAGTTGGGACGGGTAATCCCGGCCAGGTTGGAGGCGGCCCTGATCGAGCGGGACCAGTGCTGCGTGGTCCCCGGATGCGGGGAGAGGCACGGCCTGGAGATCGACCACATCGTCCCGGTCCACCGGGGCGGGCCGACCGCCCTGTACAACCTGGGCCGGATGTGCGGGTGGCACCACTACCTAAAGACCCACCAGGGGTACGTCCTGGGACGAAGACTCGGCCACTGGTTGTGGGACGGGCCGTATGCCGTACAGATAACCCTTGAGGAGTTGCGGGGCGAACTTTGCCCCATTGGCTGACCGCCCATGCGACGGCGGCCCGGGTTGCCGGTGGCTTTGCCTCCCGGCAGTCCGGCACGCCAGTGCCTGGCCCTACAGGTACCCCCGCGCTCCGGCACTCCGGCGGCCCGGCAGCCCGCACTCCGGCACCCGGCGGCCTCCAGCCCGGTCGGCCAGCAACCCGGCGGTCCGCACTCCGGCACCCGGCGGCCTCCAGCCCGTCGGCCAGCAGCCCGGCAGTCCGGCAGTCCGGCACCCGGCAGTCCGGCACCCGGCAGTCCGGTGTCCGGCACTCCGGCAGCCCGGAGACAGGGCGGCCCGGCGGTAACCAAAATCGTTGCTGTTTAGGTAACCGGCAGGTCCGTGAACCCCACCCCGGTGCAGCCCGCCGCTTCGATCGACCGGCGCACCTCGCTGCTGACCACCACGCGCTGGTCGCCCTCCGAGAAGACGAAGACCGATGCTCCGTCCAGCTTGCCGGCGTCCAGCACCGGCTTGACCACAAAGTCGGCCCGGGCAATCTCCGACGCTCCTCGGTCCAGCACGTCCAGCACCTCGGTCGGGTGCAGGACCCAGTACTCGGAGGTGGTTTGTGACTCGTTGTCGGTAACCGATACCGCCAGCCACTCGATCCCGGCGCCCGGGGCCGCTTCTTCGATGGCAGCCCGAAGCCTTTTGGAGATAAGCCTCATGCCCACGTTGCTCGGCAGGTAGTCGGTCATCTTCCCGGCGTAGACCAACATCTGCGGCGGCACCCAGTTTTCAACCGGCGTCGTCGCCGCCAGGATGTCGTCCAGCGCGGGGTCGTCCCTGCCGAGGGCCACTCCGGCCCAATCCTCGTCGAGCATCTCGAGCAGGTAGAACCCGGACACTATTCCCCTTCGTCCGGTGCGGCGCCGTTGACCTCGGGGTGGAACGCGGCAACGAAGTCCCCGAACTTGCCCAGGACCGACCTCGGCCCCTTGACCGTCAGGCGCCAGCCGTCCTCGCCCCCCGACTCCTCCATGACCTCGCCGAGCTCGTGCATCTGGCTGCGGACGTCGCCCCGGTCGAAGGGGACCACATAGTCCGCTACGGACTGAGAGGCGCTCAGCGCGGTCGAAATCGCCTCCAGCAGCTCCTGGAGACCCTCTCCCTTCAGCGCAGAGATGAACAGCGCATCGGGGAACTGGTTCTTGATGCGCTCCCGGGCCTCGGCGTCCAGCTTGTCCGCCTGGTTCATAGCCAGCAGGCGCGGGATGTTTCCGGCGCCGATCTGGCCGAGCACCTGGTTGACCGCCTCGATGTGGTCGTTGGGGTCCGGCTGCGAAGCGTCGATCACGTGCAGCAGCAGGTCGGCGTGGATGGTCTGCTCCAGCGTCGACTTGAAGGCCTCGACCAGCTGGTGGGGCAGCTTCTTCACGAAACCGACGGTGTCGGTCAGGACCACCGGGCGGCCGTCGGGCAGCTCGAGCTTCCGGGAGACCGGGTCCAGTGTGGAGAAGAGTTTGTTCTGGACCAGGACCCCGGCGTCGGTGAACGCGTTCAGCAGGGTCGACTTTCCGGCGTTCGTGTAGCCGACGAGGCTGATCGAAGGCAGCCCCGTTCGCTCCCGCTGGCGGTTCTTGACCTGGCGGGTGCGCTCGACCTCCTTCAGCTCCTCCTTGACCTTCTTGAGGCGCCGGGCGATGGCCCTGCGGTCGATCTCCAGCTTGGTCTCGCCGGGCCCCCTGGTGCCCAGGCTGGGGCCGGACGCTCCCCCGCCGCCGGAACCACCGATCCGGCTCATGACCTCACCCCAACCACGCAGCCGGGGGACCATGTAGTTGATCTGCGCCAGCTCTACCTGGAGCTTGCCCTCGGCGGAGTGGGCGTGCTGGGCGAAGAC harbors:
- a CDS encoding DUF1629 domain-containing protein, with product MSGFYLLEMLDEDWAGVALGRDDPALDDILAATTPVENWVPPQMLVYAGKMTDYLPSNVGMRLISKRLRAAIEEAAPGAGIEWLAVSVTDNESQTTSEYWVLHPTEVLDVLDRGASEIARADFVVKPVLDAGKLDGASVFVFSEGDQRVVVSSEVRRSIEAAGCTGVGFTDLPVT
- a CDS encoding HNH endonuclease signature motif containing protein; amino-acid sequence: DIRNVIKLGRVIPARLEAALIERDQCCVVPGCGERHGLEIDHIVPVHRGGPTALYNLGRMCGWHHYLKTHQGYVLGRRLGHWLWDGPYAVQITLEELRGELCPIG
- the hflX gene encoding GTPase HflX, which gives rise to MAVTEAPTERVVLVGVVRSQAQMDEGNESLDELAQLAATAGAEIVDRFIQARPTPDPATYVGKGKAMEIVEQARKLKATAIVFDDELAPSQGRNLEDVAGVNPLAPDALKIIDRTGLILDVFAQHAHSAEGKLQVELAQINYMVPRLRGWGEVMSRIGGSGGGGASGPSLGTRGPGETKLEIDRRAIARRLKKVKEELKEVERTRQVKNRQRERTGLPSISLVGYTNAGKSTLLNAFTDAGVLVQNKLFSTLDPVSRKLELPDGRPVVLTDTVGFVKKLPHQLVEAFKSTLEQTIHADLLLHVIDASQPDPNDHIEAVNQVLGQIGAGNIPRLLAMNQADKLDAEARERIKNQFPDALFISALKGEGLQELLEAISTALSASQSVADYVVPFDRGDVRSQMHELGEVMEESGGEDGWRLTVKGPRSVLGKFGDFVAAFHPEVNGAAPDEGE